GCCTATTGTGTGCATAACACCATCAATGCCCTCCGTCACCTGCAGCGCCTTCCAGCCAATCTACATGGCGTTGCTGGCTGCCACCGGCATGGCGGAACATTATGATGGGTGTCTGGCAACCAAAACACATATCTACTCTATGTTTGGTTCCTCCGAGTGCACTGAGGGTTCTCAGAGCACTCCGGATTCTCCATTTGTAGTAGATGAAAGAACATCACCATCTACCGGCACATCCCGTGATGACAACACTTCCCAGTCAAACACCACATCCCAGTCAAACACCACATCCCGTGAGGGAACCCCTCCTCCATATTCAACATCCACATGGTACAATACACCACCAAAAAAGCTGAGGCGTAAAAGGCAGTCCAATCCAACAAACTGGAAAAAAAATCTTAGAAAAGACAGTAAACTTCAGGGTAAACAATTTGACAACAGCCGCGGCAAGATAACAAAAGCGAAGGCAATGAAGAATGTTGACTGCAGTCAGTGCAGTCTGCAATGCAACCTCAAAATTAGTACAGAGCAGCAGAGGGACATTTTTGAGGCGTTTTATGGTCTCAAAGACTACAAGCGCCAAAAGGATTTTGTGTGCAGCCACGTTGCACAACAGTgcactgtcacaattttagatcaaaaaacaaacaaacctttagAAAAGAAAAGAGCAGTCTCTCGAAAATTCTTTTTGACAGCAGGCGGGGAAAAGGCACAAGTCTGCAAACGTTTTTTCCTGGCAACACTGGATGTCGGTCACGCGTATGTCCAGCACGCCCTGGACAACGCCAAAGATGGCTTCTTTCATGGAGATGACAGGCGAGGTAAACATCAGCCCTCGAATAAAACAGCTCAATCAGATTCAGAACGAGTAAAAAAACACATTTGCTCGTTTCCATCAATGGAATCGCATTACTGCAGGAAAAACAGTAACAGAAAGTTCCTAGATAGCACTCTCAATGTGAACAGAATGTACAGGCTGTATACAGACGAGTGCACAGAAAAGGATATTCAACCCGTCAGCAGTAGCATGTACAGAACAATCTTTAATACGGAATTTAATCTTAGTTTTCACAAGCCCAAGAAAGACCAGTGCTTGCTGTGTTCCAGTTACCTTGAAGCGAAGAGGACCAACACTCTGACAGATAAACTGAAGAGTGATTACGAGGAACACCAGGCTCGAAAAATAGAAGCACGtaaagaaaaggaaaaggaCAAACAACTGGCACAGGAGGACAGCACAATAGAAACCGTAACATTCGACCTTGAGTCTGTACTGTCAACACCCTGCAATCAGGTGAGCCAGACGCACTACAAACGGAAGCTTGCTTTCTACAACTTGACAGTGTTCTCGCTAGCTTCCAAGGAAGGAAAGTGCTTCACTTGGGATGAGACACAAGGGAAGAAAGGTTCCTGTGAGATCGGTACCTGCCTCCTGTCTCATATGACATCCCTCTCACCTCAGGTAAAACATGTAGTGCTCTATTCAGATACCTGCACAGGCCAAAACAGGAACCAGTATGTTGCGGCAGCGTTGCCCCAGCATGTGCAGGACAGTGACACCCTCCAAATCATCGACCAAAAGTATTTGGAGTCTGGACACACTCAAATGGAATGCGACACCATGCACTCGACAATAGAAGCCGCAAAAAAGAATGTCAAGGTGTCGATTCCAGATCAGTGGAATACAGTGATTGAGTGCGCTAGACCCAAACAACCCTACACAATCCAGGAAATTCATCACACAGATGTGCTTGATTTGAAGCACCTGGCAGCAACAAACTTGCGGAATACCAAAACGGACGTCAGTGGACACAGAATTAACTGGCTGAAAATAAAATGGCTCCGGTACCTGAAAGGAGACGCTGACaccatttttttcaaatacaGGATGACTGATCCAGCATTTAAGATGCTCAAAATTCGAGGAGCCAGTCGTCGTGGTCGCCAAACAGTCTGTACAAGAGTGTCAGACATACCGCGTCGCTATGACACAAGGCTTCCCGTCTCTGCTGCCAAGAAGAGTGATCTGCTGGATCTGTGCAGACTGGCTATCATCCCAGAGAAACATCACCACTTCTACCACCAGCTGCCGTCCAGCAGCTCAGCTCCCGATCGCCTGTGTCAACCAGACGTGACTGAACAAACAGACACGTCTGACGATGAGTGACCGATTCGACAGTCATCTGCTGCATTCCTGGAGCTTcaggtgtgcgcgtgtgtgctcATATTTGTGGGCttaaatgtgtgtttgtaaaattACATTGTCACACTACAACAGAGTGAAAAACTTGTGAAAGGTATAAGAATGTTCTTGTGCTGATTTAGGAGAAAGGAAccatcaacaaaaacaacaccaacaccaccaacaacaacaacaaactcatACATTGCAAAATATAGGAACTGTGACATGAACAAAAGAGAACAAAAAGCAGCTGTGGATTTGTGAGTAAATGTGCAGTGAAACCCATTGAACAATGTGAACAATTGTGATTCTGATTTTGGATTATTGTTTCCTTTACAGTTTAAGGTAAGAGTGATTTTTATTACCCTTTCACTAACCAGACATTAGCATGTCAGGAGTATGTTCATGTTTTGTCAACTTTGATCCATATAATTACAAGTAAATTGCATGATTTAATttgcacacaaaacaaacataaagaTGTAAAACAataactgtattttttgttCATGTCATAGTTCTGGTACAAAATCTCAGATGTGATATTTTTGTAACCTAAAAATAAGTTAATCATGCTCACTACATTTTATTGTATTTTGCCACAGCTTTCCATTGAAATACTCTGGCCTTGTACAATTATTTGTATGCCAAATTCACTTCAAACCACAACGCCATAATTATCTTACATGTAGGTTTGTGGCACAAATACACTAGCCGTGAGTGCTAAGTATGTTCATGCCACAACCCTACATCGTCATGGTGTCAGGTTGTGGCAGGAATTACCTCCCTGTGGATGCCTCCACAGCCCCGGCCACAACCCTACATCGTCATGGTGTCAGGTTGTGGCAGGAATTACCTCCCTGTGGATGCCTCCACAGCCCAGGCCACAACCCTACATCTGTCACTGTATGGTTGTGGCCTGAACTTTAAGAAGGGGTCAAGCAGTGTTTGTTTCGGCCACAACGGTCTATCAATTTTAAGTTTGTTTTTCAAGTGTGGTTttgaacttttttcttttctaaatACATGTACTTGTCAGGAACACAAAACTGCATGCTTGATGTGAAAATCGCTTCATTTGACAATAAAGCAGATTTACCCCGAGTGTGTAAACTTTTCAAGTGAGCTTTTCTGAAAGTGGGTTATTTCGCGATGTTTGGTTGTGGCTCTGAGTGGTACTAGGAGATATATGGTTGTGGCTCTGAACAGAcgaaatattttaacatcgagggggaatcgaaacgagggtatggtgtatgtgtgtgcgtgtgtgtgtgtgtgtgtgtgtgtgtgtagagcgattcagactaaactactggaccgatctttatgaaatttgacatgagagttcctgggtatgaaatccccgaacgtttttttcatttttttgataaatgtctttgatgacgtcatatccggcttttcgtgaaagttgaggcggcactgtcacgccctcatttttcaaccaaattggttgaaattttggtcaagtactcttcgacgaagcccggggttcggtattgcatttcagcttggtggcttaaaaattaattaatgactttggtcattaaaaatctgaaaattgtaaaaaaaattaaaaatttataaaacgatccaaatttacgtttatcttattctccattatttgctgattccaaaaacatataaatatgttatattcggattaaaaacaagctctgaaaattaaatatataaaaattattatcaatttttttttttcgaaatcaatttaaaaacactttcatcttattccttgtcggttcctgattccaaaaatatatagatatgatatgtttggattaaaaacacgctcagaaagttaaaacgaagagaggtacagaaaagcgtgctatccttctcagcgcaacgaataccccgctcttcttgtcaattccacgtgcactgcctttgccacgggcggtggagtgacgatgctacgagtatacggtcttgctgcgttgcgttgcgttcagtttcattctgtgagttcgacagctacttgactaaatattgtattttcgccttacgcgacttgttttcatttgcaGCAGCTCATAGTTTGTGAAAGCTGCTCTACATTTGACGGCACCAGATCCCCTCTCAGGTTACAACAGAAGACTATGGCTCGCAGGTGCTGCTTGGACGTCAACATAATGGGAAACATAAAAaccccttttcttttttcctttttggcaCAGAGCTATCCATTTTCACAAAATTTGCTGGAGGCTTAAAAAGATGAAGGggagaatggggggggggggggggagggggctgaGCAAATGGTAGTTGACAGAACTAGAGGATGTGGCAGGGTATTGATTTTGGCTCAACATATTCTCACAAGGCCATCTTCCTTTATCAGTTTaaatagctattctgatgaacacgtgggggaattcgggggctgtgattggatggtctcttccgatcatcaaagcataatgctacggaagtcggccatttttctcaatatccaaaagcataatTATTGTCAATaaaaagacgcatggttccggtttacccacctgtaccacacgatgtttcactgatcgacaacagcatacactgacaacttgaaattcttctcgggaatgtttttcagctttacaaatgtcgatagcatacccttttctgcttacttcccgatgaaacaggactaaacctattattttctgtccctaaacaccacaaaatgcccaaagtccaaagatgtagtacaaccaggggagtacaacggaacaactgtttttgtgtgcctgtgagcttagttcacagttgccgactgacacaaattttcgcattcggctttccttatctcgtaactccacactaaataccccacttcccctctgaagtattgatgtacaacccatggcactaacattcatgtattcgtttataactgaggttgaaaaattcgcttcatgacgagacaagtataaatgccattcatccaaactggaaacgtcgctgccgtctgctcgctttgtacggattagctgttctcttttcctccccttgttgcatcctacttcttcagttgtttctagttttccgttggtttaaacaagatttgattaaagaaatacagggtggcatgtatatgcgatacagacatttgtgaccacacaacaagctaagcttatattaagtgttttccgttgatgttgtgttttggtcttcttcataagtagtcttgttcaaaatttaaaaaaactcaaacttctttttgttgtatacgaatgaactaacaaAAAgttgtttaacagctgtgttgtcaaatcgaggttttttttcaaagtcagtgtggcgcctgcgcaaaactaatgcgcataagaaacggcgtctgctatcaaaacctgagatcaacgcaccgacgcaaaaactgtcattttgtaagtttcgaacaacaaataaaggtcagaacagctatataatcgctattgtattttcagcgtagcaatagggtccgatatttagactcaaACAAGCTAGGATTCCATTCTTACGGCTGCGGTGCGGCTCCGGCGACGGCAGCGGCGACGGCAATTTGAAAAACATTGATGAAAGAAGGGATGACCCCATTCACACGGGTGCGGTACGGCGACGGCGACGGCGACGGcccggcgtgcgtgcgttttttcAAGAAAGCTCCATGTGGCTTTCTGGACTGCCGTCGCCGGACGCCTTCTGGTATTTTGTGGGCGTGTCTCTTTTCCCGCGTTTTTCTCAGAGCCTTTCCGAGCACAAAGAGACGAAAATACTGCTGAAACCTTTCGCCATCGAGTTGCAGTTCTTGAACAAGATGGTGATGGGTTCCATACTGCcgtcttttctccaaaatggCATGCACCCACCAGCGATGTCGTCTCTTTTGGCGTTTTTTCATTTGGCGGTACGCTAATAATATTAACATAAATTGTTCTTCATTATAAATGACAGTTTGCATGAGACGAGACCAATGTGGAGCCATGGCGGCATTGGCGGGAAGAGAACATATCCGGACGACGTCGCCGTTATAAACGGTTCACGACGATGCGTTTTTCTCGCCAGAGCCGGATGCCGTTGCCGTCGCCAGAGCCGGAGCCGCACCGCAGCCGTAAGAATGGAATCCTAGACGCCTTCGACTCGTctgcattatacttgtctcgtctaaatatcggaccctattgctacgctgaaaacaaaATAGCTGTTAATGTCTTTCTTCGGATCGAAGACAAAGGAGACTGTTGGTACCGGTGGAGAGAACCACACAGAACGGGAACACCGTGTTTCGGAATGCTGTATTTCACGTAAAGGCAACATGACAACAAGAGTAAGACAAGTAGCCCTCAAACGAaagtatgtgtttgtttgtttatttgtgtgtgtgtgtgtgtgtgtgtgtgtgtgtgtgtgtgtgtgtgtgtgtttgtttgtttgtttgtttgcttgcctttttgtttgtttgtgtgtgtgtgtgtttgtttgtttgtttgcttgtctttttgtttgtgagtgtgtgtctgtttgtttgtttgtttgtttgtttgtttgtttgttttgcttctctctctctctctctctctctctctctctctctctctctctctctctctctctctctctctctctctctctctttgtgtacaCTGATGATCGCGAATCGTTCGATTAGCCAACCCTCCAGCATCCTTTCACAATGAACCGCTTGTGTTTACGCGAATACAATTCTGACTTCTCTCTCTTTAAGGAATTTATTTCTGGAAAAGCCACCGTCCCTTTAAGACATACACTTGTGGAAATGCTTTTAAAACTTTCAACTTTCTTCAACTATCACTGTCTGTGGCTGATCGATATTGGGCCAAAAAGTAGATATAATAAAGGGGCAGGGGGAATAGTGAGAGGAGTACCACTTATCATTTAGGATGCGACCCTTGTTCCtcgcggggggaggggggggagagcagAGATTGGGGTGAAAAAGTAcctcttttattttttccaaCGTATTATTTGTTCTTTGGGGTGAAGCAGCTGCTTTTTTCGCTGGGGTAGGTTTGCGGAGAAAAGTGCGAGGACTTCCAGGATTGGTTTTGGCCTCAGGGACCGAATGTGCATGACGCTTCAATTGTCAGATTTCTTCCGGTCTCTCAGAGTTCTGGAGGTTTCCGATTTAAGATTTGCCGGGGAGCCTTTGAAATGATCAGTGAGTAGTTGTGTGCCTTGGTTTGAGTCAAGACTGCTCGCGTGCCTGGTGCCTCTCTctgcatctctgtctgtctgtctgtctgtctgtctgtttgtctgtctgaagacagagagagacaaacctCAGCAAAAACCAGCAATCC
The Littorina saxatilis isolate snail1 unplaced genomic scaffold, US_GU_Lsax_2.0 scaffold_346, whole genome shotgun sequence genome window above contains:
- the LOC138957712 gene encoding uncharacterized protein — protein: MKNVDCSQCSLQCNLKISTEQQRDIFEAFYGLKDYKRQKDFVCSHVAQQCTVTILDQKTNKPLEKKRAVSRKFFLTAGGEKAQVCKRFFLATLDVGHAYVQHALDNAKDGFFHGDDRRGKHQPSNKTAQSDSERVKKHICSFPSMESHYCRKNSNRKFLDSTLNVNRMYRLYTDECTEKDIQPVSSSMYRTIFNTEFNLSFHKPKKDQCLLCSSYLEAKRTNTLTDKLKSDYEEHQARKIEARKEKEKDKQLAQEDSTIETVTFDLESVLSTPCNQVSQTHYKRKLAFYNLTVFSLASKEGKCFTWDETQGKKGSCEIGTCLLSHMTSLSPQVKHVVLYSDTCTGQNRNQYVAAALPQHVQDSDTLQIIDQKYLESGHTQMECDTMHSTIEAAKKNVKVSIPDQWNTVIECARPKQPYTIQEIHHTDVLDLKHLAATNLRNTKTDVSGHRINWLKIKWLRYLKGDADTIFFKYRMTDPAFKMLKIRGASRRGRQTVCTRVSDIPRRYDTRLPVSAAKKSDLLDLCRLAIIPEKHHHFYHQLPSSSSAPDRLCQPDVTEQTDTSDDE